The following coding sequences are from one Bos indicus x Bos taurus breed Angus x Brahman F1 hybrid chromosome 5, Bos_hybrid_MaternalHap_v2.0, whole genome shotgun sequence window:
- the LOC113893693 gene encoding olfactory receptor 6C3-like, with amino-acid sequence MRNHTMLTEFVLLGISDNPELQVVIFIFLFLAYVLSVVGNLTIIILTLTDCHLKTPMYYFLRNFSFLEITFTSVSIPRFLGAIITKVKTISYNNCLAQLFFFIFMGVSEFFLLTAMSYDRYVAICKPLHYTTIMNKKICTLLVFSSWLGGFLTIFPPLMLILQLDFCASNIIDHFSCDYFPILQLSCSDTWLLEMIGFYFAFVTLLFTLALVILSYMCIITTILRIPSATQRKKAFSTCSSHMIVISISYGSCIFMYVKPSAKERASLTKGVAILNTSIAPMLNPFIYTLRNEQVKQALKNLVHKVILSRNK; translated from the coding sequence ATGAGAAACCACACAATGCTTACAGAATTCGTCCTCTTGGGCATATCAGACAACCCAGAGCTTCAGGttgtcatttttatctttttatttctggcttatgTATTGAGTGTTGTTGGAAACCTAACCATCATCATCCTCACTTTAACAGACTGTCATCTAAAGACACCGATGTATTATTTCCTCCGGAATTTCTCCTTCTTAGAGATTACGTTCACCAGTGTTTCTATCCCCAGGTTTTTGGGGGCAATCATTACTAAAGTCAAGACTATTTCCTATAACAATTGCTTGGCtcagttatttttcttcatcttcatgGGTGTGTCTGAGTTTTTCCTTCTCACTGCCATGTCTTATGACCGATATGTTGCCATCTGCAAGCCTCTCCATTACACCACCATCATGAACAAGAAAATCTGCACTTTGCTGGTCTTTAGTTCATGGCTAGGGGGATTTCTTACCATTTTTCCACCACTCATGCTTATCCTTCAGCTAGATTTCTGTGCTTCCAACATAATTGATCACTTCTCCTGTGATTACTTCCCCATTTTGCAACTCTCATGCTCAGATACGTGGCTTTTAGAGATGATTGGCTTTTACTTTGCTTTTGTGACTCTGCTCTTCACATTGGCATTAGTGATTCTATCCTACATGTGCATTATTACCACCATTTTGAGAATACCATCTGCTACTCAGAGGAAAAAGGCTTTCTCCACATGTTCCTCTCACATGATTGTCATTTCCATTTCTTATGGAAGCTGTATATTCATGTATGTCAAGCCTTCAGCAAAAGAAAGAGCTTCATTGACCAAAGGAGTAGCTATTCTCAACACTTCAATTGCCCCCATGTTAAATCCTTTTATTTATACCTTGAGGAATGAGCAAGTAAAACAAGCTTTGAAAAACTTGGTTCATAAAGTGATactttctagaaataaatga
- the LOC113893694 gene encoding olfactory receptor 6C1 gives MRNHTETIEFILLGLSDNPQLQVVIFVFLLITYMLSITGNLTIITLTLLDAHLQTPMYFFLRNFSILEVSFTTVSIPKFLATIVTGDKTISFNDCIAQLFFFILLGVTEFYLLSAMSYDRYIAICKPLRYMTIMNHRVCTLLVFSSWLVSFLIIFPALMLLLNLDYCRSNIIDHFTCDYFPLLQLSCSDTNFLEMMGFSCAVFTLMFTLALIILSYTYIIRTILRIPSTSQRTKAFSTCSSHMIVISISYGSCIFMYIKPSAQDRVSLSKGVAVLNTSVAPMLNPFIYSLRNQQVKQAFKDMARKTIFQKQMK, from the coding sequence ATGAGAAACCATACAGAAACAATAGAGTTTATCCTCCTGGGACTGTCAGATAACCCACAACTTCAGGTTGTGATCTTTGTCTTTCTGCTCATCACCTACATGCTCAGCATCACTGGGAACCTGACCATTATCACCCTGACCCTGCTGGATGCCCACCTCCAAActcccatgtatttcttcctcagAAATTTCTCCATCTTAGAAGTATCATTCACAACTGTCAGTATACCCAAGTTCCTGGCCACCATTGTTACAGGAGATAAAACCATTTCTTTTAATGATTGCATtgctcagttattttttttcattctcttgggaGTCACTGAGTTTTACCTTCTGTCTGCCATGTCCTATGACCGTTACATTGCCATCTGCAAACCCCTGCGTTACATGACCATCATGAATCACAGAGTCTGCACACTGCTTGTCTTCTCTTCCTGGCTAGTTTCATTCTTAATCATATTCCCTGCACTCATGTTGCTCTTAAACCTTGATTACTGTAGGTCTAATATTATTGACCATTTTACCTgtgattattttcctttgcttcaaCTGTCTTGTTCAGACACAAACTTTCTTGAAATGATGGGGTTTTCCTGTGCTGTGTTTACTCTAATGTTCACTTTGGCATTAATAATTCTGTCCTATACATACATCATCAGAACAATTTTAAGAATTCCTTCTACTAGTCAGAGGACAAAGGCCTTTTCCACATGTTCTTCCCACATGATCGTCATCTCCATCTCTTATGGCAGCTGCATTTTTATGTACATTAAACCCTCAGCACAGGATAGGGTGTCTTTGAGTAAGGGAGTAGCTGTGCTAAACACCTCAGTagcccccatgctgaaccccttcatttACAGCCTACGGAATCAGCAAGTCAAACAAGCCTTCAAGGACATGGCAAGAAAGACTATTTTTCAGAAGCAAATGAAATGA